In a genomic window of Fimbriiglobus ruber:
- a CDS encoding DUF1073 domain-containing protein has protein sequence MWPWKQAKQAPTSPEVRRNSFFSTDIDFAIPDNPAKRMRRMRDYMAMTFQRTVDDLTPVDENGMSLAMDNPDLTSVKLRNGLGLGGYIPETQFAWYCGQGFIGYQAAALISQNWLVKKACAMPAKDAARNGYETSVNDGTEVDPEILDYIREQDKTFDILRNCVEFLDLGRTFGIRVALFNVESPDPEYYSKPFNPDGVKPGSYKGISQIDPYWITPELGGDAAANPAAPDFYEPTWWRINGKRVHRTHLVIFRNGNLPDILKPAYLYGGLPIPQLIAERVYAAERTANEAPMLAATKRMMVMKADLTQIVANQQQFDARMAYQTQVQNNYGVKFVGLDDEFQQFDTSLADLDAVIMTQYALVAAAAEVPSTKLLGTQPKGFNSTGEYEESSYHEMLASLQMHDLSPLVNRHHLLLIRSHVAPKFKMQPFNTEVVWNELDEQTAAEQAETELKKAQTAGAYVDMGALDGFDVRGRIIADKNSGFNGIDPVVPGGPGDRDAELEAAETEQASGSEVNPDESETAE, from the coding sequence ATGTGGCCCTGGAAGCAAGCGAAGCAAGCCCCAACGTCTCCCGAAGTCCGGCGGAATAGTTTCTTCTCCACCGACATCGACTTCGCAATTCCCGACAATCCGGCCAAGCGCATGCGGCGGATGCGCGACTACATGGCCATGACCTTTCAGCGGACGGTCGACGACCTGACGCCGGTCGATGAAAACGGCATGTCGCTCGCGATGGACAATCCCGACCTGACCTCGGTCAAACTGCGGAACGGCCTCGGCTTAGGGGGATATATCCCCGAGACGCAGTTCGCCTGGTACTGCGGCCAGGGGTTCATCGGGTATCAAGCGGCCGCTCTGATCAGTCAGAACTGGCTGGTCAAGAAAGCGTGCGCGATGCCCGCCAAAGACGCCGCGCGCAACGGGTACGAGACGAGCGTCAACGACGGCACCGAGGTCGATCCCGAAATACTCGATTACATTCGCGAGCAGGACAAGACGTTCGACATTCTTCGCAACTGCGTCGAGTTCCTCGATCTGGGCCGGACCTTCGGCATCCGCGTCGCCCTGTTCAATGTCGAGTCGCCGGATCCGGAGTATTACAGCAAGCCTTTCAACCCCGACGGCGTGAAACCCGGCAGCTACAAGGGCATCAGCCAGATCGACCCGTACTGGATCACGCCCGAATTAGGTGGCGATGCCGCGGCCAATCCCGCCGCCCCAGATTTCTACGAGCCGACGTGGTGGCGGATCAACGGCAAGCGGGTCCACCGCACGCATCTGGTGATCTTCCGCAACGGCAACCTGCCGGACATTTTAAAGCCGGCCTACCTCTACGGCGGGTTGCCCATTCCGCAACTCATCGCCGAGCGCGTCTACGCCGCCGAGCGGACGGCCAACGAGGCCCCGATGTTGGCCGCGACCAAGCGCATGATGGTCATGAAGGCGGACCTGACGCAGATCGTCGCCAATCAGCAGCAGTTCGACGCGCGGATGGCCTACCAAACACAGGTGCAGAACAATTACGGCGTCAAATTCGTGGGCCTGGATGACGAGTTCCAGCAGTTCGACACCTCCCTGGCCGACCTGGACGCCGTCATCATGACGCAATACGCCTTGGTTGCTGCGGCCGCCGAAGTTCCTTCGACTAAATTGCTGGGAACGCAGCCGAAAGGGTTTAATAGCACAGGCGAATACGAGGAATCCAGTTACCACGAAATGTTAGCATCGTTGCAGATGCACGACCTTTCACCACTCGTCAATCGCCACCACTTGCTTCTGATTCGGTCACACGTCGCACCGAAGTTCAAGATGCAACCGTTCAACACAGAAGTAGTCTGGAACGAACTGGACGAGCAGACCGCGGCCGAGCAGGCCGAGACCGAACTGAAGAAGGCTCAGACCGCCGGGGCTTACGTGGACATGGGCGCTCTGGATGGCTTCGACGTCCGTGGCAGGATCATCGCGGATAAGAACTCGGGATTCAATGGTATCGATCCGGTCGTGCCAGGTGGCCCAGGTGATCGGGATGCCGAACTGGAGGCCGCAGAAACCGAACAGGCATCTGGGTCTGAAGTCAATCCAGACGAGAGCGAAACTGCTGAGTGA
- a CDS encoding HNH endonuclease signature motif containing protein, with product MSRHGNTEGILQFGDPLERFHQKYAVNPETGCWEWACYRHPKGYGIMGIGKYTKVRAHRFAYERLVGPIPAGLQVCHRCDNRRCVNPAHLFLGTNQDNIRDMWAKGRAAKIERKLTWPMATNIRILYCRGMTIEAISGIYGVEDETIRHVVKGLSWLNP from the coding sequence ATGTCGCGCCACGGCAACACCGAGGGCATTCTCCAGTTCGGCGATCCGCTCGAACGGTTCCACCAGAAGTACGCCGTGAATCCCGAAACGGGATGCTGGGAGTGGGCCTGCTACCGGCACCCGAAGGGATACGGCATTATGGGCATCGGAAAGTACACCAAGGTACGGGCCCACCGTTTCGCTTACGAGCGATTGGTCGGGCCAATTCCCGCCGGCCTGCAAGTCTGCCATCGCTGCGACAATCGACGTTGTGTGAATCCGGCCCACTTGTTCCTCGGGACGAATCAGGACAACATCCGCGACATGTGGGCGAAGGGACGCGCCGCTAAAATCGAGCGAAAGCTGACTTGGCCGATGGCAACCAATATCCGAATTTTGTACTGCCGGGGCATGACCATCGAAGCCATTTCCGGCATCTACGGAGTCGAGGATGAAACCATCCGGCACGTTGTAAAGGGCTTGTCTTGGCTCAATCCGTAG
- a CDS encoding recombination protein NinB has protein sequence MTRALEFVCPVVDGRLPERDARRIGDVIRKFDGRRIVISVEEVKKARSSQQNRYYWGCVVKLITDAFRDAGNMVNSDDVHDFLKAEVGRLSQVLVTVEGEVFRGPGSTAKLTTTEFSNYIEAVKAWAADRLDLKIPSPDEAFESTN, from the coding sequence ATGACCCGGGCCCTCGAATTTGTCTGCCCGGTGGTCGATGGCCGACTCCCGGAGCGGGATGCCCGGCGGATCGGGGACGTCATCCGCAAGTTCGACGGGAGGCGGATCGTGATCTCGGTCGAGGAGGTCAAGAAAGCCCGCTCCTCGCAGCAGAACCGGTACTACTGGGGATGTGTGGTGAAGCTTATCACCGACGCGTTCCGGGACGCCGGCAACATGGTGAATTCCGACGACGTTCACGACTTCCTGAAAGCCGAGGTCGGCAGGTTGAGTCAAGTCTTGGTAACCGTGGAAGGCGAAGTGTTCCGGGGTCCGGGATCGACGGCCAAGCTGACGACGACGGAATTCAGCAACTACATCGAAGCCGTCAAGGCGTGGGCGGCCGACCGGCTCGATCTGAAGATCCCGTCGCCCGACGAAGCGTTTGAGTCAACCAACTGA
- a CDS encoding DUF4238 domain-containing protein, producing MKPKRPRKSHYLPKFYLSAFTMSGKPDGELFVVDLSTCKEWRASPENTAREKDLYVVDLGVEEDPDQVEKVLAMLEGEFARVLRSIVQDQKLPSGDDFVWFLNFVAIQVTRLQGTRKTVANAVDRNMKAELREMFSTPEGWAQFRQTMETLGHVVPDSEFENFKRLALSEEYTVDLDQTTHVQIMVKQMIDELLPVLNERYWTLGVLAPDAPDLLCSDAPVSVWPTKDTDPTKRLTVATPGTVLTFPLTRRLIAIARYERQPPILGVKPEGAALFNRWTCFGARQVISATPNFTFLNTNGVMADKAKLLSMVGAAKRGASGD from the coding sequence ATGAAGCCGAAAAGGCCACGGAAAAGCCACTACCTACCGAAGTTCTACCTCTCGGCCTTTACCATGTCTGGTAAGCCGGACGGCGAACTGTTCGTTGTCGATCTGAGTACCTGCAAAGAGTGGCGTGCCAGCCCCGAAAACACCGCCCGAGAGAAGGATTTGTACGTTGTGGATCTCGGGGTTGAAGAAGACCCCGACCAAGTGGAGAAGGTGCTGGCGATGCTAGAGGGCGAATTTGCCCGCGTGCTTCGATCTATCGTCCAAGATCAGAAATTGCCGTCGGGGGACGATTTTGTCTGGTTCCTCAACTTCGTCGCGATCCAAGTCACGAGGCTGCAGGGTACGCGAAAAACAGTTGCAAACGCGGTCGACCGCAACATGAAGGCCGAGCTGCGGGAAATGTTTTCAACACCTGAAGGGTGGGCCCAGTTTCGGCAAACGATGGAGACGCTCGGCCATGTTGTACCAGATAGCGAATTCGAGAACTTCAAGCGGTTGGCCCTCAGCGAAGAGTACACGGTCGATCTCGACCAGACGACTCACGTCCAGATAATGGTCAAGCAGATGATTGACGAGCTTCTACCAGTTTTAAATGAGCGTTATTGGACATTGGGGGTACTTGCCCCGGATGCACCCGACCTGCTCTGTTCCGATGCTCCCGTCAGCGTGTGGCCGACCAAGGATACTGACCCCACGAAGCGGCTCACGGTCGCAACGCCTGGCACCGTCCTGACGTTCCCGCTGACCCGAAGGCTGATCGCCATTGCACGCTACGAAAGGCAACCGCCCATCCTGGGTGTGAAGCCAGAAGGCGCGGCTCTCTTCAACCGATGGACCTGCTTTGGAGCGCGCCAAGTAATCTCGGCGACACCTAACTTCACGTTTCTCAACACGAACGGGGTGATGGCGGACAAGGCGAAATTGCTGAGTATGGTCGGAGCGGCGAAGCGAGGAGCATCAGGGGATTGA
- the ssb gene encoding single-stranded DNA-binding protein: protein MAGSINRVTLLGHLGKDPEIRKTQDGREIATLSVATSESWKDRNTGERRERVEWHRAVIFNDGLTGVARDYLRKGSKVYLEGQLQTRKWTDQSGQERYATEVVLQGFGATLVLLDPKREDAPAASSARADEPAASQPIDDEIPF from the coding sequence ATGGCAGGAAGCATCAATCGGGTCACCTTACTTGGTCACCTGGGTAAAGACCCGGAGATCCGCAAAACGCAGGACGGGAGGGAGATCGCCACGCTTTCGGTGGCCACGTCCGAATCGTGGAAGGATCGGAATACGGGCGAACGCCGCGAGCGTGTCGAGTGGCACCGCGCAGTCATCTTCAACGATGGATTAACCGGTGTCGCCCGCGATTATCTGCGGAAGGGCTCGAAAGTGTATCTCGAAGGTCAGCTTCAAACCCGGAAGTGGACGGACCAAAGCGGGCAGGAGAGGTACGCCACCGAGGTTGTTCTTCAAGGGTTCGGGGCCACTCTGGTCCTTCTGGACCCGAAACGAGAGGACGCTCCCGCGGCATCATCGGCCCGCGCGGACGAGCCGGCGGCATCACAACCTATTGATGATGAAATACCGTTTTAA
- a CDS encoding phage minor head protein, whose amino-acid sequence MQNIALWLISIMVNSRGVPEPPARRKQPWSNRSQKGIIKGKPLNPCAAIEQRYYNALHVLIARMLADTELELRKLFKTEHAEEYFAQDASISSQARILTNALIKKYTDLFASLSRPMAEEFARESNKSSDIAVKSSIRHLSDELTLSTKTITSGPLNDILTATVAENVGLIKSIPAQYLGGVQGAVMRSITTGNGMQDLVPYLQKHKGITLRRARFIAQDQTKKAMTALSFERMKRVGITSAIWRHTSGSRHPRKTHIDMDGKQFNISEGLYDSAVKKNVKPGELPGCACRAQPILQFNED is encoded by the coding sequence ATGCAGAATATTGCATTATGGCTCATCTCTATCATGGTGAATTCGCGCGGGGTGCCTGAGCCGCCTGCCAGACGCAAGCAGCCCTGGTCGAATCGCTCGCAGAAGGGCATTATCAAGGGCAAGCCGCTTAATCCCTGTGCGGCGATCGAGCAACGATACTACAACGCCCTGCACGTCCTGATCGCGAGGATGCTTGCTGATACGGAACTCGAACTCAGAAAGCTGTTCAAGACCGAACACGCCGAGGAATACTTCGCCCAGGACGCGAGCATATCGAGTCAGGCCCGCATCCTGACGAACGCCCTCATTAAGAAGTACACCGACCTGTTCGCCTCCCTCTCCCGGCCGATGGCCGAAGAGTTCGCCCGGGAATCGAACAAGTCCAGCGACATCGCTGTGAAATCGAGCATTCGGCACCTGAGCGACGAACTTACGCTCTCGACGAAGACGATCACTTCCGGTCCACTGAATGACATCTTGACCGCTACGGTGGCGGAGAATGTCGGGTTGATCAAGTCCATACCCGCCCAGTACCTCGGCGGAGTCCAGGGTGCTGTGATGCGGTCGATCACCACCGGCAACGGGATGCAAGACCTGGTGCCGTACCTGCAAAAGCACAAGGGGATTACTCTGCGGCGGGCCCGGTTTATCGCCCAAGATCAAACAAAAAAGGCAATGACGGCGCTGAGTTTCGAGCGAATGAAGCGTGTCGGTATCACCTCCGCGATCTGGCGTCATACTTCAGGCTCAAGACATCCGCGCAAGACGCACATCGATATGGACGGCAAACAGTTCAACATTTCCGAGGGGCTTTACGATTCCGCCGTGAAGAAAAACGTGAAACCCGGTGAGTTGCCAGGATGTGCGTGCAGGGCCCAGCCAATTTTGCAATTTAACGAGGATTAG
- a CDS encoding terminase small subunit — MTSDHPTPKQEKFCQKYIELGNASEAYRQAYDAENMSPEAIGVEACRLLQNPKVALRVLELQDEHRQRHNVTVGSLTVELEEARHLALSVNQPAAAVSASLGKAKIHGLIVEKNELTGKGGAPLQPAVIAVTAEAVKDIIQQVRDEF; from the coding sequence ATGACCTCCGACCACCCCACGCCCAAACAAGAAAAATTCTGCCAGAAGTACATCGAACTCGGGAACGCGAGCGAAGCGTACCGCCAGGCGTATGACGCCGAAAACATGAGCCCCGAGGCCATCGGGGTTGAGGCCTGCCGGTTGCTTCAAAACCCTAAAGTCGCCCTAAGAGTGCTGGAATTGCAGGACGAACACCGCCAACGCCACAACGTCACGGTGGGAAGCTTGACGGTGGAACTGGAAGAAGCCCGCCATTTGGCACTCTCGGTCAACCAGCCTGCGGCCGCTGTTTCAGCTTCGTTGGGGAAAGCCAAGATTCACGGCTTGATCGTTGAAAAGAACGAACTCACCGGGAAGGGTGGCGCACCACTGCAACCGGCCGTGATCGCCGTCACCGCCGAGGCCGTGAAGGACATCATTCAGCAAGTTCGTGACGAGTTCTGA
- a CDS encoding DUF6362 family protein encodes MLDAVEVMDQIERATRTLKKLPRVGVKSRFCNWPEVVLNFMDAYGYTDPVPPKIVPTARQLTQMDQVIRWMAWLSQYGEDAEYSRIIWYRAENRSWRSIAGRVGLAPNTCRERFRFGVHGLTYAIECGRVK; translated from the coding sequence ATGCTTGATGCCGTCGAAGTCATGGACCAGATCGAGCGGGCCACCCGCACCCTCAAAAAGCTTCCCCGCGTCGGCGTGAAATCCCGCTTCTGCAACTGGCCCGAGGTGGTTCTGAATTTCATGGACGCTTACGGGTACACCGACCCCGTCCCGCCAAAGATCGTTCCCACGGCGAGGCAGCTCACGCAAATGGACCAGGTGATCCGTTGGATGGCGTGGCTGTCGCAGTACGGCGAGGACGCGGAATACTCCAGGATCATTTGGTATCGCGCGGAAAACCGGTCTTGGCGGAGCATCGCGGGCCGCGTGGGATTGGCCCCGAACACGTGCCGTGAGCGGTTCCGGTTTGGGGTACACGGGCTGACGTATGCGATCGAATGCGGCAGGGTGAAATAA
- a CDS encoding siphovirus Gp157 family protein, with protein sequence MQQGENDIRAKIRRLRELRYAVESEDFGDMSDGLTGAEDFRPLCLELAEEAVEREMLAEAIESRIKDLQARKQRFLHGAEMLRTLVLQCMDTRGEKAISSPELTLGITTRSPDVVVTDEAAVPSRFFTPSLPSWTRKP encoded by the coding sequence ATGCAACAAGGTGAGAACGATATCCGTGCGAAGATCCGACGTCTTCGTGAACTCCGGTACGCGGTTGAATCGGAAGATTTCGGCGACATGTCCGATGGGTTGACGGGCGCGGAGGATTTCCGGCCTCTGTGTCTCGAGCTCGCGGAGGAAGCGGTCGAACGGGAGATGCTGGCCGAGGCCATTGAGTCGCGGATCAAAGACCTTCAGGCGCGAAAGCAGCGCTTCCTCCACGGCGCCGAGATGCTGCGGACCCTCGTTTTACAGTGCATGGACACCCGTGGCGAGAAAGCGATTTCCTCCCCCGAACTGACGCTGGGCATTACGACCCGGTCGCCGGACGTGGTCGTCACCGACGAGGCCGCCGTGCCGTCCCGGTTCTTCACCCCCAGCCTCCCAAGCTGGACAAGAAAGCCCTGA
- the bet gene encoding phage recombination protein Bet gives MTDIAHRSYSAPQLSLIRRTVAKDCNQEEFDLFVEICKQQGLDPFKKQIFAQVYNKDNLAKRQLVIVTSIDGYRAKAQRCGDYRPAEEETRFEADAALRDPQGNPMGLIRAVVKVFKFGPDKVWYPVVGEARWDEFAPLDDAEFDWVDTGETWPDTGKPKKKKVAKSAKKTLKEGNWKNMPHVMLGKCAEAQALRRGWPEALSGLYVQEEMDKVHLDMTATEAVEAYERDERLKRTATKETVPAIFEMTEGLQLVPLGRFADRVMEYVQSLDDVTSFDFWKGQNVRALQQYWAVASSDALQLKKDLEQHRAKLVESPLGSAA, from the coding sequence ATGACCGACATCGCCCACAGGAGTTACTCCGCGCCCCAGCTCTCGCTCATTCGCCGGACGGTCGCCAAGGACTGCAACCAGGAGGAATTCGACCTGTTCGTCGAGATTTGTAAGCAGCAGGGTCTGGACCCGTTCAAGAAGCAAATCTTCGCCCAGGTCTACAACAAAGATAATCTAGCCAAGCGACAGCTCGTGATCGTGACCAGCATCGACGGCTACCGGGCGAAGGCCCAGCGGTGCGGGGATTACCGGCCGGCCGAGGAGGAAACCCGCTTCGAAGCCGATGCCGCGCTGAGAGACCCGCAGGGCAACCCGATGGGGCTCATTCGTGCGGTCGTCAAGGTCTTCAAGTTCGGCCCGGACAAGGTGTGGTATCCCGTCGTCGGCGAGGCCCGGTGGGATGAGTTCGCCCCGCTGGATGATGCCGAATTCGACTGGGTGGACACGGGCGAGACGTGGCCGGATACCGGGAAGCCGAAGAAGAAGAAAGTGGCCAAGAGCGCGAAGAAAACGCTGAAAGAAGGCAACTGGAAGAACATGCCGCACGTCATGCTCGGCAAGTGTGCGGAGGCGCAAGCGTTGCGGAGGGGGTGGCCGGAAGCGCTCAGCGGCCTGTACGTCCAAGAGGAGATGGACAAGGTCCACCTGGACATGACCGCCACGGAGGCAGTCGAGGCGTACGAGCGGGACGAACGGCTCAAACGAACCGCCACGAAGGAGACGGTGCCGGCGATCTTCGAGATGACCGAGGGTCTCCAACTTGTGCCCCTGGGCCGGTTCGCCGATCGGGTCATGGAGTACGTACAGTCCCTCGACGACGTAACGTCTTTCGACTTCTGGAAGGGTCAGAACGTCCGGGCGCTCCAGCAATATTGGGCCGTGGCCTCGTCGGATGCGTTGCAGTTGAAGAAAGACCTGGAGCAACATCGGGCGAAGCTGGTCGAGAGCCCGCTCGGGTCGGCCGCATGA
- the terL gene encoding phage terminase large subunit, with the protein MTSSEPRATPDELRQAVIKAECELDHLFFTRYFFKQRQGIKFRVNWHHFLIADAIQRVIDGQCENLVINVAPGSSKTENAVISFIARGLSLNPNARFLHITSGDDLALLNSQTARDIVQSDEYQALWPLKVADDAKAKKRWNVLVDGKKAGGVYAVSLGGQITGFRAGHMAPGFQGAIILDDIIKADDAYSPAAIKAANRKLLSTVKSRKANPATPVVLIMQRVGENDPTGFIKGGNLPGKWEFLTIPAVIDDAYVATLPERLRALVVVEGRDDKGRFSYWPYKEPLGDLLALEAGNGTDPDGKRVSRHVFSSQYQQAPTAIGGNIIKGLWFPRANPPKILFRKIYGDTAQKTAERNDCTVFECWGYGEDKKIYLLDLLRGKWEAPELKRQAIDFWNKHLAVTGQGALRELVVEDKSSGTGLIQEIKRTERIPVKGVERNKDKLTRVMDAVSSIEAGFVVLPEEAAFVSDFLVECEAFTADDSHAHDDQIDPMCDAITDMLLTKRSSLFDFT; encoded by the coding sequence GTGACGAGTTCTGAGCCGAGAGCCACTCCCGACGAACTCCGCCAGGCGGTCATCAAGGCTGAGTGCGAACTGGATCACCTGTTCTTCACTCGGTATTTCTTCAAGCAGCGACAGGGAATTAAGTTCCGGGTTAACTGGCACCACTTCCTGATCGCCGACGCCATCCAACGAGTGATTGACGGGCAGTGCGAGAATCTGGTCATCAACGTCGCCCCCGGAAGCAGTAAGACCGAGAACGCGGTCATCAGCTTTATCGCCCGCGGCCTCTCGCTGAACCCGAATGCTCGCTTCCTGCACATCACCTCGGGCGACGATCTCGCCCTGCTCAACTCGCAGACGGCCCGGGACATCGTTCAGAGCGACGAGTACCAGGCGCTGTGGCCCCTGAAGGTGGCCGACGACGCCAAGGCCAAGAAGCGGTGGAACGTCTTGGTCGACGGCAAGAAGGCCGGCGGCGTGTATGCCGTCTCCCTTGGCGGGCAGATCACCGGCTTCCGTGCAGGTCATATGGCCCCCGGATTCCAGGGCGCGATCATCTTGGACGATATTATCAAGGCCGACGACGCCTACAGCCCGGCCGCGATCAAAGCCGCGAATCGGAAACTGCTCAGTACCGTCAAATCGCGGAAAGCCAACCCGGCTACCCCGGTGGTCCTGATCATGCAACGGGTCGGCGAGAACGACCCCACCGGGTTCATCAAGGGCGGGAACCTGCCCGGCAAATGGGAATTCCTGACCATCCCGGCGGTCATCGACGACGCTTACGTCGCGACACTACCCGAACGACTCCGCGCCCTGGTGGTTGTCGAAGGGCGCGACGACAAGGGACGATTCTCGTACTGGCCGTACAAGGAGCCCTTGGGGGATCTCCTCGCCCTGGAAGCCGGAAACGGCACCGATCCTGACGGCAAACGAGTCAGTCGGCACGTGTTCTCCAGCCAGTACCAGCAGGCACCCACGGCCATCGGCGGCAACATCATCAAGGGACTTTGGTTCCCCCGAGCGAACCCGCCGAAGATCCTCTTTCGCAAGATCTACGGCGACACGGCCCAGAAGACGGCAGAACGTAACGACTGCACCGTGTTCGAGTGCTGGGGGTACGGCGAGGACAAGAAAATCTACCTGCTCGACCTCCTGCGGGGGAAGTGGGAAGCCCCGGAACTGAAACGCCAGGCCATCGACTTCTGGAACAAGCACCTCGCCGTCACCGGCCAAGGCGCGCTCCGGGAACTCGTCGTCGAAGACAAGTCGAGCGGCACCGGACTGATCCAGGAGATCAAGCGAACGGAACGTATTCCCGTCAAGGGAGTGGAGCGCAACAAGGACAAACTGACCCGAGTCATGGACGCCGTGTCGTCCATCGAGGCGGGATTCGTTGTGCTGCCCGAAGAAGCGGCTTTCGTGAGCGACTTCCTCGTGGAGTGCGAGGCGTTCACGGCCGACGACAGCCACGCCCACGACGACCAGATCGACCCGATGTGCGACGCGATCACCGACATGCTGCTGACCAAACGAAGCAGCTTATTCGATTTTACATAG
- a CDS encoding DUF2312 domain-containing protein: protein MIDTSQSADQLRSVIERVEKLEEEKAAIAGDIRDVFAEAKGNGFDVKAIRQIIKLRKLDASERDEQESILDTYLRALGMAPELEDDEEAA from the coding sequence ATGATCGACACCAGTCAGTCAGCCGACCAACTTAGGAGTGTTATCGAGCGAGTCGAGAAATTGGAAGAAGAGAAGGCCGCGATCGCGGGTGACATCCGCGACGTATTCGCCGAGGCGAAAGGAAATGGCTTTGACGTGAAGGCGATTCGCCAGATTATCAAGCTCCGGAAGCTGGACGCCAGCGAACGCGACGAGCAGGAATCGATTCTCGATACCTACCTCCGTGCCCTCGGGATGGCCCCCGAGTTGGAAGACGACGAGGAGGCGGCATGA
- a CDS encoding carbohydrate-binding protein, whose translation MRKSIIPPDQPTPRCVDEPGDVARVEVSSEEPEHPVEAALLPGTGWRASRPGPQTIRLVFDGPQHIRRIRLRFVADAYTRTQEFVLRWVNAASEPREIVRQQWNFSGSTEEVEDYRVDLPGVIELELVVIPDISGGSAHASLAEMRVA comes from the coding sequence ATGAGGAAGAGTATTATCCCGCCTGACCAACCCACCCCGCGATGTGTGGATGAACCCGGAGATGTGGCGAGGGTCGAGGTCAGCTCGGAGGAACCGGAACACCCGGTCGAAGCCGCACTCCTCCCGGGTACAGGCTGGCGTGCCTCCCGCCCCGGGCCACAAACCATCCGCCTGGTGTTCGACGGCCCCCAACATATCCGGCGTATCCGCCTGCGGTTCGTGGCAGATGCCTACACCCGGACGCAAGAATTCGTTCTCAGGTGGGTGAACGCGGCGTCAGAACCCAGGGAGATTGTTCGGCAGCAGTGGAACTTCAGCGGGTCAACCGAAGAGGTAGAGGACTACCGGGTGGACCTGCCTGGGGTCATCGAGTTAGAACTCGTCGTCATCCCGGACATTTCCGGAGGAAGTGCCCATGCATCCCTGGCAGAGATGAGGGTTGCGTAG
- a CDS encoding HNH endonuclease yields MAVKQSTSPVKARNDLTADYVRSILNYDPESGIFRWKERGHWFQTYRTWNTKHAGKVAGNVNAQGYISIGIDDHPRKAHRIAWFWMTGEWAIEVDHKDRDRTNNKWDNLREATGSKNQHNRSKSKNNTSGYKGVIRVKRNGMWDGKWIAKICVNGKTTHSRQCDTPEAAHAEYCIMAHLYHGEFARGA; encoded by the coding sequence ATGGCTGTCAAGCAATCTACATCACCTGTCAAGGCACGCAACGATTTAACTGCCGATTACGTTCGCAGTATCCTCAATTACGATCCCGAGTCTGGGATATTCCGTTGGAAAGAACGTGGCCACTGGTTCCAAACTTACCGGACTTGGAACACGAAGCACGCAGGTAAAGTGGCGGGGAATGTAAATGCCCAAGGGTACATATCGATAGGTATAGACGACCATCCGAGAAAAGCCCACCGTATCGCATGGTTCTGGATGACAGGGGAATGGGCGATCGAGGTCGATCACAAAGACAGAGATCGAACAAACAATAAGTGGGATAACCTGCGGGAAGCAACAGGTTCCAAGAACCAGCACAATCGCAGCAAGAGTAAGAACAACACTTCAGGCTACAAAGGCGTCATTCGCGTCAAGCGTAATGGGATGTGGGACGGGAAATGGATCGCCAAAATTTGCGTAAACGGGAAAACGACGCATTCTCGCCAGTGCGACACTCCAGAAGCCGCCCATGCAGAATATTGCATTATGGCTCATCTCTATCATGGTGAATTCGCGCGGGGTGCCTGA
- a CDS encoding zinc-finger-containing protein → MSLFCPYCGSGAKLVLGRAIYADRWPNLSDKAFWACERYPTCDAYVGCHPGTETPLGRLANKELRGWKLKAHNSFDPLWKAKLAKRQREQGPDPKIRARGTGYQWLAGQLGIPVEQCHIGLFDADTCRRVVTLCEPYARRLHSRRAA, encoded by the coding sequence ATGAGCTTGTTTTGTCCGTACTGCGGGAGCGGGGCCAAGCTCGTCCTGGGTCGGGCGATCTATGCCGACCGGTGGCCGAACCTATCCGACAAAGCGTTCTGGGCCTGTGAACGCTACCCGACCTGCGACGCCTATGTGGGGTGCCATCCGGGGACCGAGACACCCCTGGGACGGTTGGCGAACAAAGAGCTTCGGGGCTGGAAGCTCAAAGCTCACAATAGCTTCGATCCCCTCTGGAAAGCGAAGCTAGCGAAGCGACAGCGGGAGCAGGGTCCAGACCCGAAAATCCGGGCGCGAGGCACCGGCTATCAGTGGCTGGCTGGTCAACTCGGCATCCCGGTCGAGCAGTGTCACATCGGACTGTTTGATGCGGACACCTGCCGACGGGTCGTCACCCTTTGTGAGCCCTACGCCCGTCGACTCCATTCGAGGAGAGCGGCATGA